CACCAGGCCGAGCACCTGTGCCGGCTGATCGAAACCGCCGGTGGGCGGCCCCTGAGCTTTCCAACCCTGGTCATCGAGCCAACGCAGAACCCAGCCGCCCGCGCACTGTTGGCCGAGCACTGGGATCTGGTCTATTTCGTCAGTCCCAATGCGGTCAGTTTCGCCCATGGGCTGGTCGATGAGCGTCAACCTTGGCTGCGCGCCGAGCGGGTCGCGGCCGTCGGCGGCGGCACGGCGCGCGCGCTCCAAGCTGCCGGTCGACCGGCTGACCTGGTGCCGAACGGTCGGTTCGAGAGCGAGGAAGTGCTGGCACTGCCCGAGTTCAGCCACCTGGACGGGCACCGGGTCTTGATCGTGAGAGGGGAGGGCGGTCGCGGGCTAATGGCCGAGAGCCTCCGCGAGCGGGGTGCGCGCGTGAGCATCGCGGAGGTGTATCGTCGCACCTGCCCCCAGGTTGATCCGCGGCCGCTGCTGGCACGGTGGTCTACCGACGTTGACTGGGTCACGGTGACCAGTGAGCAAATCCTGCGCAACCTATTGGCCATCCTGGGGCCGGCGGGGCGCGAGCCGCTGTTGGTCACCCCGCTGGTCGTCATCGCCGCGCGCACTGCCGAAGCCGCGCGCACGCTCGGATTTCGGGATGTCGCGCTCGCTGAGCGTGCCTCCGATGAAGCAATCCTTGCGGCCTTGTGTGGTCGGGCGATACCTGGTTAGAGAGAGCTCAGGCGGTTAAAGACGACGATAGCCTCATTGGTCCGTCAGCGCCGCCTCCATGTCCGCCTCGCCTACCGGCAAGGTCAGAACCGCATGCAGCGGGAAGCGCTCCGCCAGCAAGGGAACATACCCGGCCTGATCCTTGGTGACCAGCACAATCACCCGCGCGTCTGGCGCCTGCTTGCGCAATGTGGCGAGTAAGACATCCAGATTGCAGACATTGGCACCGGCGTAGTTGTTGCCGAAGCCATAAAAGAATTCCGCCACCACCCAGTCGGGTGTGGTCTTCTTCAGCGTCTGCAGCGCTTTGCGCTGAGAGCTGAGCTTCACCTGTTCGATGCCAAGGCGCTGGTAGAGACTCTCCAGTCGCGGATGGCCGGGGGATTCGATAATGGAAAACAGGGTGGGCATGATGACGGCGTGAGTGAGGCTCAGAGGTTGTCGAGGGAATCCTGCGACCACAACGGGGTGATCAGGCCCGTCTCGCGGTAGCGCCGGTAATGATCGAGAATCCGCGCATGATCGAACGCGAGGGGTTCGGGCAGTGCCTCCGGTGCGAAGACCGCCAAGTGACGGGCATCATCCTGCGCACGGGGCTCTCCGGTGGCCTCCGCCACATAGACCGCGCTGACCGTATGGCCTCGCGGGTCGCGCGCCGGATCGGAGTAAAGACCCAGGAGTGCGCGCAACTTCACCCGCAAGGCCGTTTCCTCCCGCGCCTCGCGCATGGCGGCGGCTTCGACGCGCTCCCCGATGTCGATAAAGCCGCCGGGAATGGCCCAACCCAGGGGCGGATAGCGCCGTTCGATGAGCACGATGGGCCGGCCGGGCCGGTCGGTGAGCTCGATGATGATGTCCGCGGCCAGCAGCGGTGTTTCGGGTTTCGTCATCGCGCACCTTCTTGCTCATTGCCGAAAACGCCCTATGTCTGCACACAGAAGCCAATCTGTCAAAGCCGAGGCCGCCCGGCATGCCCGCACATCAATCCAGTTTACAAGCCTGCCGCGACGCCTGGCAGTATCGCGGCCAGCAACGCCCGCCCTTCGCGCAGGTTCCCGAACCCGGCCAGGAGTCCGTCTGGGATTACCCCCGTCCGCCAATCTACCGCCCTGATGACCGGCTCATTACCGTCCATGCCGGTGAGAGCCGCATCGCCAACACCGAA
Above is a genomic segment from Thiorhodovibrio litoralis containing:
- a CDS encoding uroporphyrinogen-III synthase → MNPCNLDRQGVLVTRPAHQAEHLCRLIETAGGRPLSFPTLVIEPTQNPAARALLAEHWDLVYFVSPNAVSFAHGLVDERQPWLRAERVAAVGGGTARALQAAGRPADLVPNGRFESEEVLALPEFSHLDGHRVLIVRGEGGRGLMAESLRERGARVSIAEVYRRTCPQVDPRPLLARWSTDVDWVTVTSEQILRNLLAILGPAGREPLLVTPLVVIAARTAEAARTLGFRDVALAERASDEAILAALCGRAIPG
- a CDS encoding NUDIX domain-containing protein, with protein sequence MTKPETPLLAADIIIELTDRPGRPIVLIERRYPPLGWAIPGGFIDIGERVEAAAMREAREETALRVKLRALLGLYSDPARDPRGHTVSAVYVAEATGEPRAQDDARHLAVFAPEALPEPLAFDHARILDHYRRYRETGLITPLWSQDSLDNL